Part of the Rhodococcus sp. OK302 genome is shown below.
ATCCAGAGCGCTGTACCGAATGAGATAGAGGTCGGTGACGACCTCGGCAATCAGGTCGTCAACTGATTCGACAAACGTCGCGTCAGGTTCCCGTTCGCCCGCAATGCCCAGGCTGTCGAGCATCCGCTGACAGAAACTGTGCGTCGTGGTCATGGTTCCGGAATCGAACTCGGCAAGAGCCCGGAGGAGTCGACGACGACGGAGTGCCACCTCGTCATCAGTGGCGGAAGCTAGGTAGCTTATGAGCTCATCCTGGGATGACCGAGCGTTGTCGACATCGGCCAGTGCTGCCGAAACACCGGCAAACCGCTCACGCGTACGTTCCCGAAGTTCTTGTGTGGCAGCCCGACTGAATGTCACCAGCAGTACCTGCGAGATGTCGGCAACGCCCTCGGCTACGCACCGAGTTGCCAGTCCGACAATGGCGTAGGTCTTGCCGGTACCGGCACTCGCCTCCAGCACCGTTGTTCCGGTGGGAAGTTTCCCCAACAGATCGAAGTCCATGTCTACTCCGCACTTTCATTGGCCAACAACGGTAGCCAGAGTCGATTCGCCAGAACCCCGAACCGGGTAGGTTCTTCGGCCCAAACACATTCGTCGTCGAGGGGTGCGCTTGCCGCGAGATCGGCAAAGGCGCTCGATTCTCCGAATACGTAGACATTGCTCGGATCAACTCCGTCGCCGAACGAGCGTCCCCAAGTTGCCTCGGCGCTACTCATCGCGTTGTCGATCGACTGACCACCAAAGCGCCGGTTCGCGTATTCGGCAGTGGCATTGGTCCACAGCGGAATCGGCGCATGCAAACCTCGATCGCGAAGATCGACCAACTGACGCAGTATGTCCAGCGCGTTGGTCGGAGCAGCCAGAATCGACCGGGTGGCTGGGCGCCTGTTCCCGCCGCGGCCCACCGTTACCGCATTGATCTGTCCGTCAGTACCGGCCGCTGCCAGCGCCAAGAGATTAACCCACGCCGTCAACCTGTGTTTTGCCGCCAGCGACGAATACTGCGCCCGGACAATCGAATTGCCATAGACACCCGTAACCGTTCCGTTAAGTCGTCGACCGTCACCGATCTCGACCGATACGTCGACCGCGGTCGCGTCACCGTTCATATGCGGCAAGGTGAGGCCAGCCAGCTGGTCCACTACCCACTCGACGTTGCCCAACACCGTGTTACCGAGTGAGTACGGGGGCAAGGTTCCACGGCGCCATTCGGCTGCCCGAAAGTCTGCGGAACTGCGACCGACCAAGCGGGAGGCGAGCATTCGGTCTCCCAACTCCCAGGTTGCCAAGCCGTCGAGTTCCGCGTCGAGTGAATCTGCGATGTCGTCGCCCGTTTCCGGAACCCGGATACCGAACCGTTGACGGAGGAAACCCCGCGCGGGATGGATCAGGAAAGACACCAGATCTGCCAGATCCACATCATCGTTAGGCATCGGGGGCAATGACGCCGAGCGGACCGTCTGCAATTCGATCGGCGTTCCCCCGATGGCCCGTGCGCCTGCCAGCGCGGCGGCATCGAAGCTGAACGGACTATCGAGTTGGAAGTTCCGCCGATCGAAGGACTGCAACGGATGCCGCGTAAGTACCTGCGCCATACCTCCCTGCCCGACCGTCGATTTCAGGACATCGAGCAGTCCACTCAGAGGAATTGCGGGCGGGCGGATTGCTCCAGTGACCGGATCTGCCCCGGTGTACAGGAGAAGGAGATGCTCGCCGGCCGACATGACTGCGTCGAGGAGAAGCTGCCTGTCTTCGCTTCGCAGATCCCTTTCCCCGACAATGGGATCGCGGGCCAGGATGTCATCCCCGTCGACGCCCCCGGATCGCGGGAATACCTCGTCGTCGAGACCGAGGAGAACAACGACGCGGTGCGGTACCGAGCGCATCGGCACCATGGTGCACACAGTCAATTCACCGGTACGGAAGTTGGCGCGAGTCGGCTTGCCGGCCAAGCTTTTCGAGAGAAGCGCGCGGATATCGGAGAGCGCAAGTGTGGTGTCGGAACCGTACTGGAGCGCACTCGCGAGTTCGCTGTGCGCCGACGCGCTCTGCCATGCGTCGGCCGGGGCCGCATCGGTGAGCAGATCGAGAGCTCGGACGAGTACGCGAAGCCACTCCGACGGCGAATGAGGGCCGGCCACATCGCGCAGCGATACCGCCATTCGGTCGATGTACTCGGCAAAACGTCCACTGAGGTCGATGTCCGTACTCTCGACGTCGTCGAGTGGCAACGCCAGATCCAGCCAGGCATTCTCCGATTCGTCTGCACTCGCGCCCAACAAGATTCGGTCGACAGCTGTGTTGAAGGTGTTCTGTTTAAAACCTCTCAGACCGAAGTTTGCGCGTTGCCGACTGTCGATTCCCCACCGTGCGCCGGCCGCGGTGGCCCATTCACGGAGCCGCTCCAACTCGTCGTCGGAGAACGAGAAACGTGTGCGTACCGGTTCACTCGCGGCAAGATCGAGAACCTGGCTGGCGGTTGCACGACCGTCGGCAAGCTCGAGCAGGGTGGCCAGCACAGCCAGCATCGGATTGGTTTGGCGCAGACCGCGATCGGCTAGGCGGACCCGAAGCCGGTGTCCGGGGTGGCCGTGAATTCCCTGGCCGAATGCCGCGCGCACCAAGGGTGAGAATGTTTCGACGTCCGGGCACATGACAAGAACGTCTCGAGGCTCGAGAGTGGGATCGTCCTCGAACAACCGCAACAGCGATTCTCTCAGAACCTCGACCTGACGAGCGGGACCGTGGCAGGCATGAACCTGCACTGTCCCATCAGGTTTCACACCGGACATCGGCGCACGGTCTGCAACGATGTCTGCTTGCACCTCCGCAAGCAGGGTCTGAGTTCTGGGCTCAGCGGGCAGATGTACCGATCTGAAATCGATGGTTGAAAGACTCGACTGCATCTCTCGAACATCGCGGGCCAGGCTGGACAACAACGGATTCGGCGAGATCAGGGCAGAGGTATCGGCCGAACGACGGGCAGCCGTCGGCAACTCCTTGCCGAGCTGCTCCCACAGCGCCGGGCTGGGATGTGGCAACCACACATGCACATCGCGGTGAACAGCCAATGCATCGAGAACTAAACGCTGATCGACCGGAAGTCGGGTAGGTCCGAACACCGAAAATCGTTCGGGCAGATCAACCAGCGATGCGTCCTCGCGCAATGCCTGGCACACCGTCATCAGTCGCTCAGCTGGGCCAGGCGCATCAATTCGGTCTGCAACAACGGTCCACAATCTGGCCTGCCACTCGAAATCCTCGGCCAGCGGCGAACCCTGGCCGTCGGTGAACCGTCCCGCTGCCCAGTCGATCAGCATCTGCGGACGCTGCGCCGCGTAGCTGCGGAACAAGTCGGCGACGTGCGACGCCGACGCGAACCGTCGGCCCACCCCGAGCCCCCGAAGGTGCTTGGCCAAGACTCCACACCACGGTTCAGTGATGGAATCGTCGATGGCATCAAGAACAGTCCACACCAGACGCCTCGACGCCCAAGGATCGTTGTCCGCGCTGACGCCGCTGACACTAGCGAGGGCCTCGTCGACCAGACGAGCGGGAGACGGGAAGCTGATGTTCGCAGAAATACCGTCCTGCGACGACGCCGTCGTGGTGCCCAAGCGTGCCGAAAGCTGCTGGTTGAGCCAACGTTCCACACCTTTCGCGGGAACGGCAATGATTTCCCGGGCAAAGGGGTCCGATAGCGGCGTACGAAGGAGAGTGGTCAGAGCTGCGACCAGTGTGTCGGAGCGCTCTGCGCGATAAAACGTCAACACTCGAACGCCCCTTTTCACCCGATGAGGTTTCTATCTCACCACGGCGCACCGACACGTCTCGCTTGCTGGACCCCTGCGAAGTACTACTGACCAAATGTGAATCGTAGATTTGCGTTAATCAGTACGTTCAGCCGACGGCGCATCAGGACGACCTCCGAGTCTGACGGTATCGGGTCATCCACGAACAGCGTCCAACACAGCATCGTGCTGTTTCCGATTGATTCGATGTCGAATCGAATAATCGCGTCGGGTCGATCCCGCCAGATCGACGACCAGATCATCAACTCAGGATCGACTGTCCTGACAATCTCGGGTTCGGTCTCGCCCTCCATCAGATCAAGCCAATGCCGGGCGGGCTCCCGGTGTGGTTCGACCAACACCTCGAACACGAACCGCGCCGGAGGCGGTTGGCTTCGGCGTCGACTAGCGACCTGATACATGCCAGGTGCCTAGCTGCTGCGCCGGGACAGGCCCTTCAGTCGAAAGCGTGCGGAGTCTCCAAGAGGTGATGCGCACGCAGCCGCCGTGACGCATGCGGTGATCGATGATGGTGATGGTGCGTCGGACCGCGAGCATGACGAACGAGGTCGTGAATACTTCGAATGACGTTTGACATGACAGCCCTTTCCGACGGGGTGTTATTGCCGTGAAATCGCGACCCGTGCCACTTCTTCCGGATCGATGAGGTGGGAATGGTCGTCGTCTCCGACGTCCAACTGCACGACGTCTATGCGCCCGTTGAACTTGGTGGAATCGCCGTAATCGGTAGTGACCGGCATTCCGTAATCGTCTCCGACATCGGTTGTTTCATCGGCGGAGAAGATCATCGGCTGAGTCATCTCGACGCGGCCGGTTCCCACCGGCTTTCCGTCGTAGAACAAGGTGACATCTCCGCCTTTAGCGACACCACCACCGTCGTAAGCGAATTCTGCTCGAACTTGATGCTTACCCGAGGGGAGATCCTCATCGGTTCCGATGATGAACTCGGTCATGCCGAGGAGGTTGTACACGAACTTGGCGCGGCCTTCTTTGACGTAGAGACCCCACCCGCCAAATCGACCACCCTGCGCGATCACTACACCGTGCGCGGTAATTCCCTCCCGAATATCTACTGCCGCAGTGACACTGAACGATCTATTCTTGATGCTGAGCACACTGTGCTCACTCAGTCGCTTCATGCCTGGAAGCAGGACCTGACGTTTACCTGAAATCAATTGTGGCCGGCCCGCGATGGCCGGATCGAACCGCTCGAACCTGCGATCGTCGATCGGAAGAACGTTGTACTTCACGGCCTCGATCAGCCACAGTCGCTGCAACGACGCCAACCGATCCGGCATCTCAGCAGCGAGGTCGTTCGCCTGCGTCCAGTCCTTTGTTCCGTCGTACAATTCCCACACGTCGTCGTCGAGCGCCGGCAACTCCTGGCTGAAGAGCCACGGGATACTGTGCCGAGTGACGGCACTCCAACCCTTGTAATAGATTCCGCGATTACCGGCCATCTCGAAGTACTGCAGATCATGACGTTCCGGCGCCGCTGCGTCTTCGAAGGAGTACGTCATACTCGTGCCCTCGATGGGCGACTGCTGCACACCGTTCACGAAGGTAGGCTCCGGTAGTCGCGCAGCCTCCAAAATCGTTGGTGCGACGTCGATGACGTGAGTGAACTGTGAACGCGTCTCACCCTTGCTCTCGATCCCCGCCGGCCAATGCACGATAGTGCCGTTACGCGTGCCACCCCAATGCGAGGCAACCTGTTTGGTCCATTGAAACGGAGTGCACATCGCCCACGCCCACCCGACCGAGTAGTGGTTGTACGCATCCTTGGTACCAAATAGGTCCTTGACTTCCACCATGAACTCCGGCGTCTCGATTGCCGCGAGCCCGTTGAAATTGGCCATCTCGTTGAAGGCACCGTTGATGGTTCCTTCTGCCGAGGCGCCGTTGTCTCCGATGATGTAGTACACCAACGTATTTTCGAGCGCACCGAGGTCCTCGATGGCATCGACCACGCGTCCCACGTGATAGTCGGTGTGTTCGAGAAAGCCTGCGTAAACCTCCATTTGACGCTCGAGTACCGGTTTCAGTTCGTCACTCATCTCGTCCCACGAGGGAATCTCATCGGGGCGAGCGGTCAATACCGCATCCGCGGGTACGACGCCTCGCTGCTTCTGCTGCTCCAGGATGGTCTCTCGCTGCGCATCCCACCCGCCCGCGAATTGGCCTGCATATCTATCCGCCCATTCTTGCGGAACATGGTGCGGCGCATGCGTAGCACCCGGTGCAAAGTACATGAAGAACGGCTTTTCCGGCGCCAAGGCCTTCTGCGTCCGAACCCAGTCGATCGCATGGTCCGCGAGGTCTTCGGTGAGGTGATAACCCTCCTCCGGCGTCTTCTCCGGTTCCACCGGAGAGATTCCTTCGTACAGCGCGGGATAGTACTGATTGTTCTCTCCGCCGATGAAACCGTAGAAGTGCTCGAACCCTCCCTCTCCGGTAGGCCAAGCCGTGAACGGACCGACCGGCGATGTCTGCCAAGGCGGCACCTCATGGCACTTGCCGAACTGAGCCGTCGAATATCCGTTCAGTTTCAGCGTCATCGGCAGTGCTGCTTTGGTATTCGGCTTCAAACCCGACAGGCCCGGAGCCGACGTCGCAGTCTCCGTGATCGAGCCCATCCCGACCGAGTGATGGTTGCGCCCGCTCAGAAGAGCAGCTCGCGTCGGCGCACAGAGAGCTGTGGTGTGAAAACGGTTGTAGGTGAGCCCGTTTTGCTGCAATCGCTCCGCCGTCGGAGTATTCGCCGGCCCACCGAATGCGCTACTCGCACCGAACCCCACATCGTCGAGCAGAATCACGAGCACGTTCGGCGCGTCCTCCGGTGGTAGCCGCGGAGTGATGGGCGGGAACGTCGTATCGGGGTCCTTCGCGTCGTAGGTCACCAACCCCAGATATTGGCGATCCGGGATCGGCAGTACCTCGCGTCGCTGACTCATCGGATCCGTCATGGCAATTGCACCCCGTCCGTTTGCATTCACTCCTTTCCAGGGTCGCAGGGACGCTGACGGAACAACATCATCCGTTTCGGGTGATGCCCCGGTTCGCGACATAACCCATGTTCGAAGAGGTGGATCAGCGCTATTCGGCCCCGATCGGAAAGGCCTTCCTCCTCCGTCGTCGACGGTGGCGGGCTGGGTTCGCCCAACTTGTCATGATGCTGGCGGGTTTGGCGGCCGGACTTGCGATTCCGCTGGTTCAGCGTGGACCTGTCCTGCCCGCTCGCCAAGTGTCCGACATGCTGGTGGCCATCGGGCTAGGCCTCCTGGGCACGATCGCCGTGATCTTCTCGCTCCTTTTCCTGGTCGTGCAGTGGGCGTCCACCACGTTCACACCACGGTTGACGCTTTTTCGCGACGATCCGATTGTCTGGCGAACATTTGCCTTCGCCATCGGCCAGTCGGTCTTCGACCTCACCGCAGCCCTTGCGATCAGCGGCCACACCGAAGTGTCGGTGATCGTTCCGACGGTCGCAGTTCTGCTGTTGCTGGCGATGTTGTCGCTCTTGCGGGTGCTCCAGTTGAGAGCTTTTGCATCAATTCAGTTGGCACCGGCACTGGCGTCCATCGCAGATCGCGGACGCCTCGTCCTGGACTCCGTCTATCCACCGAATGATGAAAATCGGTCGGCCCCAACACTATCGGGATCGACGGTGCATTCGACCATCATCTGGCCTCACCCGCCGGCCGTGCTCCAACAAATTCTGGTCAATCAACTCCGTGGTGCAGCGGGCGAGGCCGGCGCGTTGGTTGTCCTGCTCCAGATATCGGGCACTACCTTGCAATACGGAACTCCCATCGCTGAAGTGCACAATTGCTATCTCCCTGACGCAACCGTCGTGGACTGCCTCGTCGGCGGACGAGAAAGAACCTTCACCCAGGATCCGCTGCTAGCACTGCGATTGCTCGCCGACATCGGGTTGCGCGCACTGTCGCCGGCGGTCAACGATCCAGCGACCGCCGTTCAGGCTCTCGACGAAATCGAGGATCTGCTTGTTCGAGCGTCATCCCTGAATACCGTTCCGCTGAGTATCACCGACGATGCCGGCACACTGCGCGTCGTCATTCCACTGCCCGGCTTGGACTCCTTCGTCCGTGCCGGACTCGACGACCTCATCGCCGCAGCCGTGAAATCACCGTTGGCACTCAATCGAATTCGAGCGGTTCTCGAGTGCACCCGATCCCGATCCCAGCCCCGCCACCACCGAATGCTCACGGCGCGATTGGACTGGGTCGACGGACTCATCGAGCGTTATCGCTATCTCTACCCTCCAGCGGATCGAGACGAACATCCGGTGTAGTCGAAACAATCGTTCAAACCCGGATAATTCGGACGTAAATGGAGGAAACTGTCGACTACATCCCTCTGAGAGGCCGCACATGCGTAAACGACATCAGGTTCTGCTTGCACTGTCCGCCGCAATCGGTCTGTCTCTGACGCCACTGACTGCGTCGGCGACTCCCAGCACCGGCGTACACGGTGAAATTCTCGGACAGGTGGCATTCGGAGGCAAGGACTACGTCCTGCGTCAGATCACCATCGACCCAGGCGGATCCACCGGCTGGCACTTTCACGACGGAACGCTGTACGCCGCGGTTGTCGCAGGCACCCTGAGTCACTACCGCTCCGACTGCACCGTCGACGGGATCTACCAAACGGGAAACACCCTCATCGAGCCGAGCGGATCCGGAAATATCCATATCGGCAACAATTCGCAGACCACCCCGATGGTCCTCATGGTCGTCTACGTGAATCCCACCGGTAGTCCCCTCTCAGAGGACGCGGCACCGCCCAACTGCCAATTACCCGGCTGACAGCTCCACCCCCTTGCCTCAGTAAGTAGAACCTGTTCCTATAGAGCGCAAGACTGCGCGAGCGCACCTTAGGAGCAGGAGATATCGATGACCGGAAGATCATGTGCGATCAGCGGGGTGGCGTCGTGAGTTACAGCATCCTGGGCAAGACCGTCGAAATGCCCGTCGAGGTTCGGACCGCGTCTGCCTTCATGGCCATGTATTCCGTGCCCAGCGTGACCGCACAGTCGATCATCGACTACACCGGTTTAACGGTGCTTCAGTATCGACCCGGACGCGCCCTGTGCGGGTTGGTGTTCGTCGACTACGTGGACGGAGATCTGGGTCCGTACAACGAATTCGGTGTGACGTACATGGTGCGAAGCCATACCGCCCCACCGGAGACATCGGTGCTGGGCGATCTACGGTCGCTGGCTTCCGGCACCGCAGGCGCACTCATTCACAAACTTCCCGTCGACGGCGAATTCACCAAGGCCGCGGGCCGCGGGATCTGGGGATTCCCGAAAGTGTTGGCAGAGTTCGATACCGAGCACACCGGGTCCGTCAAGCGCGGTTCAGTGTCCCTGGACGGAAAACTCATCACACAGTTGAGCGTGAAGTCCGGGCTGAGCGTTCCCGGATCCGGGGCGAACATGTCACTGGCCGCCTACTCGCACCTCGACGGCGTCACCCGGTGCACGTCGTGGGACATGGCACCGACGGGCGTGAAGTCACGCCCCGGCGGCGCAGAACTTCAACTCGGCAGCCATCCGATGGCGGCCGAACTACGACGCCTCGGATTGCCTCGGCGCGCCCTGATGACCACCACGATTTCAAATCTCTCCATGACGTTCGGAGAGGCGACAGAAATCTAAGAGCGACTACCCTTTCCACACATATGTGACACGGGCTACACTGCTGGACGGTTGACCAACTGGCGTCGGCCGCCGGAAAGGACACCCGTGAACATCACTCGACGCACCGTCTTGGCAGGTGCCGCCGTTGCTCCAGCGCTCGCAGTACTGGGCTCGACGCATGCTTATGCCGAACCCTCGGCACCATCAGGATCCATGCAGGTCGGCGTCGGAATCTCCGACGTCACCGGCCCCGTCGCCGAGGTCGGGATGATGGGCTACTCGAGCTTCGAGCAGCGCGCCGAAGGTCTACATCAGCGAATGCGTGCCCGTGCCTTCGCTTTCGGCGACGGCAACGCGCGCGTGATGTACGTCTGCGTCGACAACTGCATGATCTTCCAGTCCGTTCACGACGAGGTACTGCGTCGACTCGGCCAGAAGTTCGGTGACCTGTACACCGAACGCAACGTCATGCTGACTGCCATCCACTCCCATGCGGCCTGTGGCGGAGCCTCCCACAACTACGCCTACAACCTCGCGGTTCTCGGCTTCGAACTTCAGGTGTTCGAAGCCGAAGTGAACGGCATGGTCGAAGCGATCAGCGCCGCGCACGCCGACCTTGCGCCGGGCACCGTGCGGTTCGGACGCTCCGACTTGACCGATGCCAGCGTCAACCGCTCCCGAGTTGCCTTCGACCTCAACCCCGCAGAGGACAAGGCCTACTACCCCGGTGGCAACGACCATCACATGCGCGTTATGCGAATCAGCCAGAGTGGGACGGACATCGGCTCGATCAACTGGTTCGCGACCCACTGTGCGTCCCTCACCAACGAGAACCATCTGATCTCCGGCGACAACAAGGGCGCAGCCGCCTACTTCTGGGAGCACGACGACAAGGGCGTCCGCTACCTCGACGGCACTCCCAACTTTGTGGCTGCATTCCCC
Proteins encoded:
- the recC gene encoding exodeoxyribonuclease V subunit gamma, giving the protein MLTFYRAERSDTLVAALTTLLRTPLSDPFAREIIAVPAKGVERWLNQQLSARLGTTTASSQDGISANISFPSPARLVDEALASVSGVSADNDPWASRRLVWTVLDAIDDSITEPWCGVLAKHLRGLGVGRRFASASHVADLFRSYAAQRPQMLIDWAAGRFTDGQGSPLAEDFEWQARLWTVVADRIDAPGPAERLMTVCQALREDASLVDLPERFSVFGPTRLPVDQRLVLDALAVHRDVHVWLPHPSPALWEQLGKELPTAARRSADTSALISPNPLLSSLARDVREMQSSLSTIDFRSVHLPAEPRTQTLLAEVQADIVADRAPMSGVKPDGTVQVHACHGPARQVEVLRESLLRLFEDDPTLEPRDVLVMCPDVETFSPLVRAAFGQGIHGHPGHRLRVRLADRGLRQTNPMLAVLATLLELADGRATASQVLDLAASEPVRTRFSFSDDELERLREWATAAGARWGIDSRQRANFGLRGFKQNTFNTAVDRILLGASADESENAWLDLALPLDDVESTDIDLSGRFAEYIDRMAVSLRDVAGPHSPSEWLRVLVRALDLLTDAAPADAWQSASAHSELASALQYGSDTTLALSDIRALLSKSLAGKPTRANFRTGELTVCTMVPMRSVPHRVVVLLGLDDEVFPRSGGVDGDDILARDPIVGERDLRSEDRQLLLDAVMSAGEHLLLLYTGADPVTGAIRPPAIPLSGLLDVLKSTVGQGGMAQVLTRHPLQSFDRRNFQLDSPFSFDAAALAGARAIGGTPIELQTVRSASLPPMPNDDVDLADLVSFLIHPARGFLRQRFGIRVPETGDDIADSLDAELDGLATWELGDRMLASRLVGRSSADFRAAEWRRGTLPPYSLGNTVLGNVEWVVDQLAGLTLPHMNGDATAVDVSVEIGDGRRLNGTVTGVYGNSIVRAQYSSLAAKHRLTAWVNLLALAAAGTDGQINAVTVGRGGNRRPATRSILAAPTNALDILRQLVDLRDRGLHAPIPLWTNATAEYANRRFGGQSIDNAMSSAEATWGRSFGDGVDPSNVYVFGESSAFADLAASAPLDDECVWAEEPTRFGVLANRLWLPLLANESAE
- a CDS encoding arylsulfatase, whose protein sequence is MSQRREVLPIPDRQYLGLVTYDAKDPDTTFPPITPRLPPEDAPNVLVILLDDVGFGASSAFGGPANTPTAERLQQNGLTYNRFHTTALCAPTRAALLSGRNHHSVGMGSITETATSAPGLSGLKPNTKAALPMTLKLNGYSTAQFGKCHEVPPWQTSPVGPFTAWPTGEGGFEHFYGFIGGENNQYYPALYEGISPVEPEKTPEEGYHLTEDLADHAIDWVRTQKALAPEKPFFMYFAPGATHAPHHVPQEWADRYAGQFAGGWDAQRETILEQQKQRGVVPADAVLTARPDEIPSWDEMSDELKPVLERQMEVYAGFLEHTDYHVGRVVDAIEDLGALENTLVYYIIGDNGASAEGTINGAFNEMANFNGLAAIETPEFMVEVKDLFGTKDAYNHYSVGWAWAMCTPFQWTKQVASHWGGTRNGTIVHWPAGIESKGETRSQFTHVIDVAPTILEAARLPEPTFVNGVQQSPIEGTSMTYSFEDAAAPERHDLQYFEMAGNRGIYYKGWSAVTRHSIPWLFSQELPALDDDVWELYDGTKDWTQANDLAAEMPDRLASLQRLWLIEAVKYNVLPIDDRRFERFDPAIAGRPQLISGKRQVLLPGMKRLSEHSVLSIKNRSFSVTAAVDIREGITAHGVVIAQGGRFGGWGLYVKEGRAKFVYNLLGMTEFIIGTDEDLPSGKHQVRAEFAYDGGGVAKGGDVTLFYDGKPVGTGRVEMTQPMIFSADETTDVGDDYGMPVTTDYGDSTKFNGRIDVVQLDVGDDDHSHLIDPEEVARVAISRQ
- a CDS encoding acetoacetate decarboxylase family protein; protein product: MCDQRGGVVSYSILGKTVEMPVEVRTASAFMAMYSVPSVTAQSIIDYTGLTVLQYRPGRALCGLVFVDYVDGDLGPYNEFGVTYMVRSHTAPPETSVLGDLRSLASGTAGALIHKLPVDGEFTKAAGRGIWGFPKVLAEFDTEHTGSVKRGSVSLDGKLITQLSVKSGLSVPGSGANMSLAAYSHLDGVTRCTSWDMAPTGVKSRPGGAELQLGSHPMAAELRRLGLPRRALMTTTISNLSMTFGEATEI
- a CDS encoding cupin is translated as MRKRHQVLLALSAAIGLSLTPLTASATPSTGVHGEILGQVAFGGKDYVLRQITIDPGGSTGWHFHDGTLYAAVVAGTLSHYRSDCTVDGIYQTGNTLIEPSGSGNIHIGNNSQTTPMVLMVVYVNPTGSPLSEDAAPPNCQLPG
- a CDS encoding DUF2254 family protein encodes the protein MFEEVDQRYSAPIGKAFLLRRRRWRAGFAQLVMMLAGLAAGLAIPLVQRGPVLPARQVSDMLVAIGLGLLGTIAVIFSLLFLVVQWASTTFTPRLTLFRDDPIVWRTFAFAIGQSVFDLTAALAISGHTEVSVIVPTVAVLLLLAMLSLLRVLQLRAFASIQLAPALASIADRGRLVLDSVYPPNDENRSAPTLSGSTVHSTIIWPHPPAVLQQILVNQLRGAAGEAGALVVLLQISGTTLQYGTPIAEVHNCYLPDATVVDCLVGGRERTFTQDPLLALRLLADIGLRALSPAVNDPATAVQALDEIEDLLVRASSLNTVPLSITDDAGTLRVVIPLPGLDSFVRAGLDDLIAAAVKSPLALNRIRAVLECTRSRSQPRHHRMLTARLDWVDGLIERYRYLYPPADRDEHPV